The following coding sequences lie in one Porphyromonas asaccharolytica DSM 20707 genomic window:
- the mutA gene encoding methylmalonyl-CoA mutase small subunit, which produces MANKRERLFGDFPPVSKEQWLEKVTVDLKGASFDKRLVWRTPEGFNLQPMYRREDIAQYASRLALPGEYPYVRSTKLNNEWLVRQDIKVKDPAEANAKALDILNKGVTSLGFNISKTILSAETLETLLKGIDLTAVEINLSTCISRTVELAELFAAYVQKHQIDGAAVRGAIEYNPFKRELMKGVVDDKRYDTLEQLYNIAKPIPQMRLYIVEASMLSNAGAGIVKELAYALAWGAEVLDQMVARGHKVEEIARRIKFHFGISSSYFMEMAKFRAARWLWAEIIGAHGDQYKGDVAKICQHATTSQWNMTIYDAYVNLLRSQTETMSAALGGVDSITVLPFNIAYEESTDFSERIARNQQLLLSEESHFDKVVDPAAGSYYIETLTNVIAEQAWQLFGEISASEGGFESFVTTGALQRDLQETNTERHAAVAKRKETLLGTNEFPNFTETAHEKLATPAVITTGCGCTAGEQQEGLQPLNFDRGANQFETLRLTTERGKQPVVFMLTIGNLAMRLARSQFSGNFFGCAGYKLIDNLGFETVQEGIDAAVAAKADIVVLCSSDDEYETYAPEAFRLLDGRAQFVVAGNPACTEQLQALGIEHFIHVRSNVLETLQHFNELFGLA; this is translated from the coding sequence ATGGCAAATAAAAGAGAACGGCTCTTTGGGGACTTCCCCCCCGTAAGCAAAGAGCAGTGGCTGGAGAAAGTCACAGTCGATCTCAAGGGTGCCTCCTTTGACAAGCGGCTCGTATGGCGTACGCCTGAAGGCTTTAACCTACAGCCTATGTACAGACGCGAAGACATTGCTCAATATGCCTCACGTCTAGCACTACCTGGTGAATACCCCTACGTGCGATCGACGAAGCTAAACAATGAGTGGCTCGTACGCCAAGACATTAAGGTTAAGGATCCCGCCGAGGCAAATGCTAAGGCTCTAGATATACTCAATAAGGGAGTCACTTCCCTAGGGTTCAACATCTCTAAGACGATACTCTCTGCCGAGACCCTAGAGACACTCCTCAAGGGAATAGACCTGACGGCTGTAGAGATCAATCTCTCGACCTGCATCTCGCGTACGGTCGAGCTGGCTGAGCTCTTTGCCGCCTACGTGCAGAAGCATCAGATCGATGGCGCAGCCGTAAGAGGTGCTATCGAGTACAACCCCTTCAAGCGAGAGCTCATGAAGGGTGTCGTCGACGACAAGCGCTACGACACGCTAGAGCAGCTCTACAACATTGCTAAGCCTATCCCACAGATGCGCCTTTACATCGTAGAGGCCTCGATGCTGAGCAATGCTGGTGCGGGCATCGTCAAGGAGCTCGCCTATGCACTCGCATGGGGGGCGGAGGTGCTCGACCAGATGGTGGCTCGTGGTCACAAGGTCGAGGAGATCGCTCGGAGGATCAAGTTCCACTTTGGCATTAGCTCGAGCTACTTCATGGAGATGGCCAAGTTCCGTGCTGCACGCTGGCTATGGGCCGAGATTATCGGGGCACATGGTGACCAGTACAAGGGCGATGTGGCTAAGATTTGTCAGCATGCAACCACCTCGCAGTGGAATATGACCATCTATGACGCTTATGTCAACCTGCTCCGCTCACAGACGGAGACCATGTCGGCAGCGCTGGGTGGTGTCGACTCGATCACGGTCCTACCTTTCAACATTGCTTACGAGGAGAGCACCGACTTCTCCGAGCGTATCGCACGCAATCAGCAGCTCCTCCTGAGCGAGGAGAGTCACTTCGACAAGGTTGTCGACCCCGCTGCTGGTTCTTACTACATAGAGACGCTAACCAATGTGATTGCCGAGCAAGCTTGGCAGCTCTTTGGTGAGATTAGCGCTAGCGAGGGTGGCTTCGAAAGCTTTGTCACCACGGGCGCACTACAGCGTGATCTCCAGGAGACCAATACGGAGCGTCACGCAGCGGTCGCCAAGCGCAAGGAGACCCTACTGGGTACCAACGAATTCCCGAACTTTACGGAGACCGCTCACGAGAAGCTCGCAACGCCCGCTGTCATCACGACTGGCTGCGGTTGCACTGCTGGAGAGCAGCAGGAGGGTCTACAGCCCCTCAACTTCGACCGTGGCGCCAATCAGTTTGAGACGCTACGCTTGACGACGGAGCGTGGCAAGCAGCCTGTCGTCTTCATGCTGACGATCGGCAATCTAGCGATGAGACTCGCTCGCTCACAGTTCTCGGGCAACTTCTTCGGTTGTGCTGGCTACAAGCTCATCGACAACCTCGGCTTTGAGACAGTCCAAGAGGGTATTGACGCAGCCGTCGCTGCTAAGGCAGACATCGTGGTGCTCTGCTCTAGCGACGATGAGTATGAGACTTACGCTCCTGAGGCGTTCCGTCTACTCGACGGCAGAGCGCAGTTTGTCGTAGCGGGCAATCCCGCCTGCACGGAGCAGCTGCAAGCTCTCGGCATCGAGCACTTTATCCATGTCCGTAGTAACGTGTTGGAGACGCTGCAGCACTTCAACGAGCTCTTTGGACTAGCGTAG
- a CDS encoding putative transporter, with protein MDSLRAFLNELFVIPSVPQSIIVISLVSLVGLLLARIRIARISLGVTFVFFVGILLSYWGITLEARTLDFGMNFGLILFIYALGLQVGPAFFPSLKKGGIRDNLDSLLIVVVDLALVVALFFVSELPISQWVGIMSGATTNTPALAAAQSSLPSVGTEGQSMLAEMALACAITYPFGVVGVILALYVLAPLAKKRAKGQSDEEERAAFFSEYEVMNMGVVGKTISEVSRIAGTPFVISRIWRDGKAMSPDSSTQLQEGDRLLIVSDEREVPRLELFFGKKMARDWNRSDIDWDSVDQSLVSRRLVLTRKEYNGVRLSALHLRNDYRVNVTRIDRAGIELLTSPDLHLQLGDRMTVVGTKEATDAVAAKIGNEIKDLDAPNLLGLFIGLFISVFVGMIPFYIPGVSMPIRLGLAGGGIIIGILMGAFGPRMHVTTYITNSASLLVRQLGLILYLGCLGLSSGAGFFDILFSTQGLVWLGYGALLTVLPILLVGWYMLRRKRGDYATMCGVVCGSMANPMALEVVGDRLKGSRHTVAYATVYPLGMFVRIITAQLLILLFV; from the coding sequence ATGGATAGTCTGCGAGCTTTTCTCAACGAACTCTTCGTCATACCATCGGTGCCTCAATCGATTATTGTGATCTCACTGGTCTCTCTGGTGGGGTTGCTCTTAGCTCGCATCCGTATAGCCCGTATCTCCCTGGGGGTGACCTTCGTCTTCTTCGTTGGCATCCTGCTCTCCTACTGGGGTATCACGCTAGAGGCGAGGACGCTAGACTTTGGGATGAACTTTGGGTTGATCCTCTTTATCTATGCGCTGGGTCTTCAGGTGGGTCCTGCTTTCTTTCCCTCACTCAAGAAGGGTGGCATACGGGACAATCTCGACTCGCTCCTCATCGTGGTGGTCGACCTGGCGCTCGTCGTGGCCCTCTTCTTCGTCTCGGAGCTGCCCATCAGCCAGTGGGTCGGCATCATGTCGGGTGCTACGACCAATACGCCGGCGCTAGCTGCGGCGCAGAGTAGTCTGCCGAGTGTCGGTACCGAGGGGCAGAGCATGCTGGCAGAGATGGCACTGGCGTGTGCGATCACCTACCCCTTTGGTGTGGTGGGGGTCATACTAGCGCTCTATGTACTAGCCCCCTTAGCAAAGAAACGTGCCAAGGGACAGTCCGACGAGGAGGAGCGCGCAGCCTTCTTTAGCGAGTACGAGGTGATGAATATGGGGGTCGTCGGCAAGACGATCTCGGAGGTCTCACGGATCGCAGGGACGCCCTTTGTGATTAGTCGTATATGGCGTGATGGCAAGGCTATGTCTCCCGACTCCTCGACGCAGCTACAGGAGGGAGATCGCTTGCTAATCGTGTCAGACGAGCGAGAGGTGCCTAGGCTAGAGCTATTCTTCGGTAAGAAGATGGCGAGGGACTGGAACCGCTCTGACATTGATTGGGATAGTGTGGACCAGAGTCTCGTCTCTAGGCGACTCGTCCTCACACGCAAGGAGTACAACGGTGTGCGTCTCAGCGCCTTACACCTGCGCAATGACTACAGGGTCAATGTGACACGTATCGATCGTGCAGGCATCGAGCTGCTTACCTCACCCGACTTGCACCTGCAGCTGGGAGACCGTATGACCGTGGTGGGCACCAAGGAGGCTACCGATGCGGTCGCGGCAAAAATCGGCAACGAGATCAAGGACTTGGACGCTCCCAACCTGCTGGGGCTTTTCATTGGTCTCTTCATCAGCGTTTTCGTCGGTATGATACCTTTCTATATCCCTGGTGTGAGCATGCCTATACGTCTGGGGCTAGCTGGTGGCGGTATCATCATCGGTATCCTTATGGGAGCCTTCGGCCCTCGTATGCATGTGACTACTTACATCACCAATAGTGCTAGTCTACTGGTACGACAGCTGGGACTGATCCTCTACCTTGGCTGTCTGGGGCTCTCGTCGGGCGCAGGCTTCTTTGATATCCTCTTTAGTACTCAAGGGTTGGTATGGCTCGGCTATGGCGCCTTGCTGACGGTGCTACCTATCCTGCTGGTCGGCTGGTATATGCTACGACGCAAGCGGGGGGACTACGCTACTATGTGCGGGGTGGTGTGTGGTAGCATGGCGAACCCGATGGCTCTGGAGGTGGTCGGCGATAGACTCAAAGGGAGCAGGCACACGGTCGCCTATGCTACGGTTTATCCGCTCGGTATGTTCGTCCGTATCATCACCGCACAGCTACTCATCTTACTCTTTGTATAG
- a CDS encoding phosphatase PAP2 family protein: MRLFTLFTLALLLLLSPYSRTLAQSSSSDTLAPSPDPLSVLLPGGIFAAYPLHHSDVAIRTTRHSLLGARWRNPYDDHMQFASYGLQLAMRCGGATGRSRTWGEMLTADGIAALGTAAIVLSVKKGVHRMRPDGSTANSFPSGHTATAFLGAELFNLEYGADYPLLARLQYIFATSVAFGRMANNRHWYSDVLWGGLIGVSMAHVGYLVSDLIFGRYIPAVSPEIPDNYFYLSLLCSRHLSGGFGCIGAQIGWQTSSLNYAAEVSLRPDKEHPTLHGDLLVGMPLYQWRYLELRHSYGIGIGYDKATREHSYTHLQAGLEAHPRLHYLDKLGLFLRLHCEPYRQSYLTLGVLLRHRGW; this comes from the coding sequence ATGCGACTCTTTACGCTCTTCACGCTCGCTCTCTTACTCCTCCTATCACCCTATAGCAGGACGCTGGCTCAGAGCAGTTCGTCAGACACGCTGGCGCCTTCACCTGATCCCCTCAGCGTGCTACTCCCTGGGGGAATCTTCGCAGCCTATCCGCTACATCATAGTGATGTCGCTATCCGTACGACTCGCCACTCCCTCCTAGGTGCTCGCTGGCGCAATCCGTATGACGACCACATGCAGTTTGCCTCCTATGGGCTACAACTAGCTATGCGCTGTGGCGGTGCCACGGGGCGCTCCCGCACATGGGGCGAGATGCTGACAGCCGATGGAATAGCCGCCCTAGGGACCGCTGCCATCGTACTCTCTGTCAAAAAAGGGGTGCATCGCATGCGACCTGATGGCTCGACGGCCAATAGCTTTCCGTCGGGACACACAGCGACAGCCTTCCTGGGTGCCGAGCTCTTTAATCTAGAGTATGGTGCCGACTACCCACTGCTCGCTCGCCTGCAGTATATCTTCGCCACTTCTGTCGCTTTCGGACGTATGGCCAATAACCGCCACTGGTACTCTGATGTCCTTTGGGGTGGACTCATAGGGGTCTCGATGGCTCATGTGGGGTACCTCGTGAGTGATCTCATCTTCGGCCGCTACATACCAGCTGTCAGCCCAGAGATACCAGACAACTACTTCTACCTATCACTCCTCTGTAGTCGTCATCTATCGGGAGGCTTTGGCTGTATTGGTGCGCAGATCGGGTGGCAGACGTCCTCTCTCAACTATGCGGCAGAGGTCTCTCTACGACCCGACAAGGAGCACCCCACACTCCATGGCGATCTTCTTGTGGGGATGCCGCTCTACCAGTGGCGATACTTAGAGCTGCGGCATAGCTATGGCATCGGTATCGGCTATGACAAGGCTACGAGAGAGCATAGCTATACCCATCTGCAGGCCGGTCTAGAGGCACACCCTAGACTACACTATCTCGATAAGCTGGGACTCTTCCTCAGGCTCCACTGCGAGCCTTATCGTCAGAGCTACTTGACACTAGGGGTCTTGTTACGTCATCGAGGCTGGTGA
- a CDS encoding outer membrane beta-barrel family protein: MQQVSGSVLMATNRSPVPFANVHAITQRGEQLDTLSQVSDHIGRFIFTLEEGREYRFVATFIGMECQEVTILPEEYGTDRPVVILMQESTTELDEVRVVAARPLFKVDIDRIAYSVKDDPSAQSSTLLDMLRKVPLVTVDGQDNIQVKGSSSFKIYMNGKPSKMMDQDPSTVLRSIPASLVQNIEVITDPGVKYDAEGVGAILNIVTESKEEMEGLAGSVTVGTHYTNKKVGGNGSLSLTGKKGKFGFSGSYNFNYMPHTTQTVLTTRTSDVALSHSDASTGNNAKVHMGNLSASYDISPRDLLSANLSLMRVNSLSLSKVTSHDYAPQDLTMAAPISTTTYDSSTKSLYSTIETSVDYQHSTDLQGELLTLSYRYAGNPTEADELMSINYLIPTERLLQQQTINRGNLHEHTGQIDYVRPFGQMHTLETGVKYIARLGNTDPTYLFRVGSEGEWNSGGAFDQKIASAGAMRYRQQVIGAYASYALHVGVFGFKTGVRGEYGLNNIYYPNNPSDNFKNQFLDWVPEVNLSYNFSPTQQIGFAYRFNVARPNIMQLNPTRNQGSPYEIQYGNPNLENEHRHSGTLSFSTFSNRFMLQASLIGQLCNNAIGVYNFADPSNPKLIHFTWGNIGRNWSTILTLYSSYMPTLWLRIMGGGMYGYHSFESFGKINSTANIYAWKNGGWGGQLWFQAMFTLPKSWSATLSGGYVQQGVALNMDNYNLWWNNVNISKKFLKDLLTVGAYVQNPFTPVMRLNIHGHGPGNNVTTIVSRSNFSVGINLTYNFGQMKQNVSKARHTIVNDDLSTGSNNTNGQGGGITESVK; this comes from the coding sequence ATGCAACAAGTATCTGGCTCCGTATTGATGGCGACCAATCGCAGCCCAGTACCCTTTGCCAACGTCCACGCCATCACTCAGCGAGGTGAGCAGCTCGACACGCTCAGCCAGGTGAGCGACCACATTGGCCGCTTCATCTTCACCTTAGAGGAGGGGCGCGAGTACCGCTTCGTAGCCACCTTTATCGGGATGGAGTGCCAAGAGGTAACGATACTTCCCGAAGAGTACGGCACCGATCGGCCCGTAGTGATCCTGATGCAGGAGAGCACTACTGAGCTGGACGAAGTGCGGGTCGTAGCCGCCCGTCCACTCTTCAAGGTGGATATAGACCGCATAGCCTATAGCGTCAAGGACGACCCCTCGGCTCAGAGCTCTACCCTCCTCGATATGCTGCGCAAGGTGCCACTCGTGACCGTTGATGGGCAAGACAATATACAGGTCAAGGGTTCCTCATCCTTCAAAATCTATATGAACGGCAAGCCATCCAAGATGATGGATCAAGACCCCTCCACCGTGCTACGCTCCATCCCCGCCTCTCTGGTGCAGAACATCGAGGTGATCACCGATCCCGGCGTGAAGTACGATGCTGAGGGAGTAGGTGCCATCCTGAACATTGTGACCGAGAGCAAGGAAGAGATGGAGGGACTGGCAGGCTCTGTGACTGTAGGCACCCACTACACCAACAAGAAGGTAGGCGGCAATGGTAGCCTATCCTTGACTGGCAAGAAGGGGAAGTTTGGCTTCAGCGGCTCGTACAACTTCAACTACATGCCCCACACCACGCAGACCGTCCTAACCACCCGCACCTCCGACGTTGCGCTCAGCCATTCCGATGCCAGTACTGGCAACAACGCCAAGGTACACATGGGCAACCTATCCGCCTCGTACGACATTTCGCCCCGCGACCTCCTCTCGGCGAACCTCTCCCTGATGCGGGTCAACAGCCTATCCCTCTCCAAAGTTACCAGCCACGACTACGCTCCGCAGGACCTTACTATGGCTGCCCCCATCAGCACCACCACGTACGACTCCTCCACCAAGTCGCTCTACAGCACCATCGAGACCTCGGTGGACTACCAGCACTCCACCGATCTGCAGGGCGAGCTGCTCACCCTCTCCTACCGCTATGCTGGCAACCCCACAGAGGCTGATGAGCTAATGAGCATAAACTATCTCATACCCACTGAGCGACTACTCCAGCAACAAACTATCAACCGAGGCAACCTCCACGAACATACTGGACAAATCGACTACGTACGCCCCTTCGGGCAGATGCACACCCTCGAGACTGGTGTGAAGTACATCGCCCGCCTTGGCAATACAGATCCCACCTACCTATTTCGTGTAGGAAGTGAAGGCGAATGGAACTCAGGAGGAGCCTTCGACCAGAAGATTGCCTCAGCTGGAGCGATGCGATACCGTCAGCAGGTCATCGGAGCCTATGCCTCTTATGCTCTTCATGTTGGAGTCTTTGGCTTCAAGACGGGTGTGCGTGGGGAGTATGGACTAAACAATATCTATTACCCAAACAATCCATCGGACAACTTCAAGAACCAGTTCCTCGACTGGGTGCCAGAGGTCAATCTCTCGTACAACTTCTCACCAACGCAACAGATCGGCTTCGCATATCGCTTTAATGTAGCACGTCCCAATATCATGCAACTTAATCCGACACGCAATCAAGGAAGTCCCTATGAGATCCAGTACGGGAATCCCAACTTGGAGAATGAGCATCGCCACTCGGGCACACTTTCCTTCAGCACCTTTAGCAATCGATTCATGCTACAAGCTTCGCTCATCGGTCAACTATGCAACAATGCTATAGGCGTCTACAACTTCGCAGACCCCTCGAATCCTAAACTGATCCACTTCACTTGGGGCAATATCGGGCGCAACTGGAGCACCATCCTCACACTCTACAGTTCCTACATGCCTACCCTCTGGCTACGCATCATGGGAGGAGGGATGTATGGCTATCACTCCTTCGAGTCCTTTGGCAAGATCAACAGCACTGCGAACATCTATGCATGGAAGAATGGAGGCTGGGGCGGCCAGTTGTGGTTTCAGGCTATGTTCACACTCCCCAAGAGTTGGTCTGCCACCCTCTCAGGAGGCTACGTACAGCAAGGTGTAGCACTCAATATGGACAACTACAACCTCTGGTGGAACAACGTCAACATCAGCAAGAAATTCCTCAAGGATCTCCTCACCGTAGGTGCCTACGTGCAGAACCCCTTCACGCCTGTAATGAGACTAAACATACATGGGCATGGACCAGGCAATAACGTGACAACTATAGTCTCTCGCAGTAACTTCAGCGTCGGCATCAACCTAACCTACAACTTCGGTCAGATGAAACAGAACGTTTCGAAGGCTCGCCACACAATCGTCAATGACGACCTCAGTACAGGAAGCAACAACACGAATGGTCAAGGTGGCGGAATTACGGAAAGTGTTAAGTAA
- a CDS encoding DUF2752 domain-containing protein: MLVGGVVLYLYSPESLQIPRCPFLQLTGWQCPGCGSLRGIHALLHGDLGRVLQLNVMLIPALLYLALLVLLELTRPQSMRAERLYHRFSGRTASWIIFALIIVWGVGRNFL; the protein is encoded by the coding sequence ATGCTGGTAGGGGGAGTGGTGCTTTACTTATATAGCCCCGAGAGCCTGCAGATACCGCGCTGCCCCTTCCTGCAGCTCACGGGGTGGCAATGTCCTGGCTGTGGCTCGCTGCGGGGCATTCACGCACTGCTACATGGCGACTTAGGACGGGTGCTGCAGCTCAACGTGATGCTCATACCGGCGTTGCTCTACCTAGCCCTCCTCGTGCTGCTGGAGCTGACTCGTCCCCAGAGTATGCGAGCCGAGAGGCTCTACCATCGCTTCTCAGGGCGTACCGCTAGTTGGATCATTTTTGCCCTCATCATCGTATGGGGTGTAGGGCGTAACTTCCTTTAA
- the lptB gene encoding LPS export ABC transporter ATP-binding protein — MTDTIDTAEALSPDRHKGETGLLRTEHLVKRYRSRTVVNDVSIELRQGEIVGLLGPNGAGKTTTFYMTVGLVVPNGGKIYLNEQDITKLPVYQRARLGIGYLAQEASVFRKLSVEDNIKAVLEMTPLTPDQQRERLEMLIEEFGLHKVRTNQGNRLSGGERRRVEIARCLAIDPKFIMLDEPFAGVDPIAVQDIQSIVAKLKQRNIGILITDHNVNETLSITDRAYLLFEGKVLFQGTAEQLAENALVREKYLGRDFVLRRKSFADL, encoded by the coding sequence ATGACAGATACTATAGATACCGCTGAGGCACTCTCTCCTGATCGCCACAAAGGTGAGACGGGGCTCTTGCGTACGGAGCATCTGGTGAAGCGTTACCGCAGTCGTACCGTGGTCAACGATGTCTCTATCGAGCTACGCCAAGGGGAGATCGTCGGACTGCTAGGCCCTAATGGTGCGGGCAAGACAACCACTTTCTATATGACGGTGGGGCTGGTCGTACCTAATGGGGGCAAGATATACCTCAATGAGCAGGACATAACGAAGCTCCCTGTCTATCAGCGTGCCCGCCTCGGAATCGGTTATCTAGCGCAGGAGGCGTCGGTCTTTAGAAAGCTTTCGGTAGAGGACAATATCAAGGCGGTGCTAGAGATGACGCCGCTCACACCAGACCAGCAGCGCGAGCGTCTGGAAATGCTGATAGAGGAGTTCGGCCTTCATAAGGTACGCACCAACCAGGGCAACAGGCTCTCGGGGGGTGAGCGTAGGCGTGTCGAGATAGCTCGCTGTCTCGCCATCGATCCCAAGTTTATCATGCTCGATGAGCCCTTTGCTGGTGTCGACCCGATCGCTGTGCAGGACATACAGTCTATCGTGGCTAAGCTCAAGCAGCGCAACATAGGCATCCTGATCACCGATCACAATGTCAATGAGACGCTCAGTATCACCGATCGTGCCTATCTGCTCTTCGAGGGCAAGGTACTCTTTCAGGGTACTGCCGAGCAGCTCGCCGAGAACGCTCTCGTGCGTGAGAAGTACCTCGGACGCGACTTCGTCTTGCGTCGCAAGAGCTTCGCTGATCTCTAG
- the scpA gene encoding methylmalonyl-CoA mutase: MTKPLYKEIDLSHSQFGRTDAAKWGKEHALEANWTTPEQIKVKPVYTADDIEELEHLDYVSGLPPFLRGPYSLMYPFRPWTIRQYAGFSTAEESNAFYRRNLASGQKGLSVAFDLPTHRGYDADHPRVVGDVGKAGVSICSLEDMKVLFDGIPLAKMSVSMTMNGAVLPILAFYINAGLEQGAKLEEMAGTIQNDILKEFMVRNTYIYPPEFSMKIIADIFEYTSQKMPKFNSISISGYHMQEAGATADIEIAFTIADGIEYLRAGINAGIPVDKFAPRLSFFWGIGVNHFMEIAKMRAARMLWAKVVKSFGAENPKSLMLRTHCQTSGWSLTEQDPYNNVGRTCIEAMAAALGHTQSLHTNALDEAIALPTDFSARIARNTQIYIQKETQVCRSIDPWGGSYYIETLTDEIAHRAWEHIQEVEKIGGMAKAIETGLPKMRIEEAAARTQARIDSNQQVIIGINKYRLEHEDPIEILEIDNTSVRQSQVARLEDLRAHRDEQAVQAALKEITECVRTKQGNLLELAVKAAGLRASLGEISDACEEVVGRYSAVIRTISGVYSKESGHDKQLEYAKQLAAEFAQREGRQPRIMIAKMGQDGHDRGAKVVATGYADCGFDVDMGPLFQTPEESARQAVENDVNILGVSSLAAGHKTLIPQVIEELRKLGRPDIIVTAGGVIPAQDYDFLYKAGVAAIFGPGTPVAYSAAKCLEILLGKEA, encoded by the coding sequence ATGACAAAGCCATTATATAAAGAGATTGACCTGAGTCACTCTCAGTTTGGACGCACCGATGCCGCTAAGTGGGGCAAGGAGCATGCTCTAGAGGCGAACTGGACTACGCCAGAGCAGATCAAAGTCAAGCCAGTCTACACGGCTGACGATATAGAGGAGCTAGAGCACCTCGACTACGTGTCAGGTCTGCCTCCATTCCTCCGTGGTCCGTATAGCTTGATGTACCCGTTCCGTCCGTGGACGATACGTCAGTACGCTGGCTTCTCGACGGCTGAAGAGAGTAACGCCTTCTACCGTCGTAACCTTGCGAGTGGTCAGAAGGGACTATCAGTTGCTTTCGACCTCCCGACACACCGTGGTTACGATGCTGACCACCCACGTGTCGTGGGCGATGTGGGTAAGGCGGGCGTCTCTATCTGCTCGCTGGAGGATATGAAGGTACTCTTCGACGGTATCCCCCTAGCCAAGATGTCTGTCTCCATGACGATGAATGGAGCCGTACTGCCGATCCTCGCTTTCTACATCAATGCAGGACTAGAGCAGGGTGCTAAGCTCGAGGAGATGGCTGGTACCATTCAGAACGATATCCTCAAAGAGTTCATGGTGCGCAACACCTACATCTATCCGCCTGAATTCTCGATGAAGATCATCGCCGACATCTTTGAGTACACCTCGCAGAAGATGCCTAAGTTCAACTCTATCTCCATCTCCGGCTACCACATGCAGGAGGCTGGAGCTACGGCCGACATCGAGATCGCCTTTACCATCGCCGACGGTATCGAGTACCTTCGCGCTGGTATCAACGCAGGCATCCCCGTGGATAAGTTTGCGCCACGTCTCTCCTTCTTCTGGGGTATCGGTGTCAATCACTTTATGGAGATCGCTAAGATGCGTGCCGCACGTATGCTATGGGCTAAGGTGGTCAAGAGCTTTGGCGCTGAGAATCCTAAGTCGCTCATGCTCCGTACGCACTGCCAGACCTCTGGTTGGTCACTCACCGAGCAGGATCCCTACAACAACGTCGGGCGTACCTGTATCGAAGCTATGGCAGCAGCTCTCGGTCACACGCAGTCGCTACACACCAATGCGCTTGATGAGGCGATCGCCTTGCCGACCGACTTCTCAGCTCGTATCGCTCGTAATACGCAGATCTATATCCAGAAGGAGACGCAGGTCTGTCGCTCTATCGATCCATGGGGTGGCTCCTATTATATAGAGACCCTCACGGACGAGATCGCTCACAGAGCTTGGGAGCATATCCAGGAGGTGGAGAAGATCGGTGGTATGGCTAAGGCTATCGAGACTGGCCTCCCCAAGATGCGTATCGAGGAGGCAGCCGCACGTACGCAGGCTCGTATCGACTCCAACCAGCAGGTGATCATCGGTATCAATAAGTACCGCCTAGAGCACGAGGATCCGATCGAGATCCTAGAGATCGACAACACCTCTGTACGTCAGAGCCAGGTAGCTCGTCTAGAGGATCTACGTGCTCATCGTGATGAGCAGGCTGTACAAGCAGCTCTCAAGGAGATCACCGAGTGTGTACGCACCAAGCAGGGCAACCTTCTCGAGCTAGCCGTCAAGGCAGCAGGTCTACGTGCTTCGCTAGGCGAAATATCCGACGCTTGCGAAGAGGTCGTAGGACGATATAGTGCAGTAATTAGAACGATCAGTGGCGTGTATTCAAAAGAATCAGGACATGACAAGCAGCTGGAGTATGCTAAGCAGCTTGCTGCGGAGTTTGCACAGCGTGAGGGGCGTCAGCCTCGTATTATGATTGCCAAGATGGGACAAGACGGTCACGACCGTGGTGCTAAGGTAGTAGCCACTGGCTATGCCGACTGCGGCTTTGATGTCGATATGGGTCCTCTCTTCCAGACCCCTGAGGAGAGTGCTCGTCAGGCTGTCGAGAACGACGTCAACATCCTAGGCGTCAGCTCACTGGCAGCAGGACACAAGACGCTTATCCCGCAGGTCATCGAGGAGCTACGCAAGCTCGGACGTCCTGACATCATCGTCACCGCTGGCGGTGTCATCCCAGCGCAAGACTACGACTTCCTCTACAAGGCAGGCGTCGCAGCTATCTTCGGCCCAGGTACACCTGTCGCCTACTCAGCTGCTAAGTGTCTCGAGATACTTCTCGGCAAGGAAGCATAA